Sequence from the Drosophila subpulchrella strain 33 F10 #4 breed RU33 chromosome 3R, RU_Dsub_v1.1 Primary Assembly, whole genome shotgun sequence genome:
TCGGTTGGTTCGATTCCAGGAACTGCTCATCAAGCACTTGAGACGTGATATCTGTTGAAAGTCAGAGCAGCAAATTAAGCCAAGAATTCGCCATTATCTGCATAAGAACAAAAACATCCGATAAGCAATGTGGGCAAGACCAGAAGCCAGTACTACGTTCATCATCGGAGGTGTCAACAAGCCAGTGGCATTGGCAATGATATGGTAGTGCTTTCGAGAGTCCCGATAAGTTGCCCGATCGGATAGAATGTTATAAAAGCCCGGGCGCCGGTCTTCTGGTCTTCAGTCTGTCTTTAAATTTTGAACCGAAAAGAAGCTACCAAAGGATACAACATGCTGAAAGGTAAACatcttaaaaattaattaaaacgaTAGTGCCTTCGGTTATGAAGTGGATAAAGTGAAATGTGTGCGTGACAAAGGATACATTGTATATCCTAAAATTTGCTTGGCAAACAACAGCTTCTCCAATAACATTGTTGTGATTAAAACGTATATCATTGATTATGGCCTTATGACACTTGCTTATATTTTGATCAAGTGAATGAATTAATTTGTCATAAGGCTAATAATAATCATAAGGCTATTAATGATCGTTACTTATCCTAatctataaattaaaattgaatattAGTTAGCATGGTTAAgctttcaaaataataatatgataTTGCTTGGAACTTAGAATTCATTGTCTTTAAGATTCCTATCATTCGTGGAATACAGGAAGTGTCTTATCCTTATTTACAGTGCTTTTAAGACAATTATGAGTtcattaaaaactaaattaaatatagaaatggatttaataaaattaaggtaaacataaaatagaaaaaatggTATGAATTAtaacaattaaattatatatattgtataaAATACAAGTTttctataaaattaaaaatattttgtaagctTTTAACATTAATGactaatttattaatattttcctGACTTACCTGTAGCCCTTGTGATTTTCTTTGGCCTCCTGGCTCTGTGCAACGCCGCTTCCCTGGGAGCCAGAGACACCAGCAATGCCACCGAGGTTTGCCAATCGGAGGACGAGCTGTGGGGCGGCGAGGACATTCGCAAGTTCTACTTCTGCCTGGACGGAGCTGTGATCACCGATGAGTGCGACTCGGGCTCCTACTTCGTGAACAACGCCACCATCTGCGGCTGCCTGCCCTCCAGCCTGATGAATCCCTCCTGCGTGAACCTGGACACCAAGGTGCCCGACTGCACCGCGTCCAGCAAGTTGCAGCCCCAGGCCTGCGATGACGTGGCCAGCTTCTACCTCTGCACCAGCGAGGGAGCCAAGGAGGTGCCCTGTCCCGATGGCAAGGCCTTCGTCAACCAGGACGGCTACCTCGGATGCTTCGACTGGTCCGAGTGGCGCTCGTTGCGCAACTGCGTCGACGGCTGATGATGTCCATATGTCCggcattttaattatagtTCTTCATCGCGATTAAATGTGTCCGAATTGAAATGTTATTAACTTTAAATTGATTGGAAAATAATTGATATATGAGGCGGCGTTGGAGTGGTGCGGCTGAGAGATATGATAAGCAACATTAAACTGCTGCGACATTTCCGGGGGCCACTCACAAAAATCGATGTGCCATAAATCTTGACTTTTTTCTGTGCTCCCTCCCTCTGGTAAACATTCTCAAGAAAGAATTCCAATCGCATGTGTGAGATTGGGATTGTGTTTCCTGGCTGCAACACCGCAAAACAATTGTCGCCGCAAACTTTTGCGCAAAACAAACAGCAGAGTGAGGGGACAAATTACAGGGGCCAGCGAAAAGGAGCAGGGACCAACTGCAGGACATGCTCCTGGTTTGCTCAACACATGTACGGGGAGGTCCTTCCCTGGTGGCAGGTCCTGCTCGCCGGGCTAAAAATGAGTTTAAAGTTCGATGCTGAACCGCATTAAtcttgtgtgtgtgtttgtgtgtgagGAGTGGTGCAACATGAAACCAGAAGTTGCCAATGATTGCATCAGATGCCCCAAAGGGCGTGGAGTTACGTGGAAAAAGGGATCTACTGGGCATCCGAGAGATCCATCCACCAGTGCTGcctgcttttttttttgaaggaGCAGTGTTTCCACGGCTCTTTGATCATTCGCAGCGATTGCACATCCGACTAGGTAATAAATGTCTGAGTGGGCAGGCAGCGAGGGCCAAGTGTCAGTGACACGGAACTCCAGTTTGCAGTCGGGAGTCGGGAGTCCTGAGTCCACAGTACCTCCATCCTGCTGCTCAGCCACCCCAAATGAGTTAGTCAGGAAATTGCATTATTTGTCTTTGGCCGTTGCGGGCAAAAACCGTACAATGCCGGGGAGCCAAAGGAGGAGCCTCTGTGCATGCGGACAATACTGCGCCATCCCCATCCTGGCTCCCATGAGGCACTAACTAGTGTGGCAACTACCCCTCCACACTTTCCACTGCTCGTTTTGCTGCCTCGCCAGCCACTTTAAAATGGCGTGGCTATCTCCGGGCTTTCGGCCTTCCCGTCACACATGCGAGTTTTCAAACGCTCCAAAGTCACAGCAATCTTTCTGCTCCATTTCCGCCCACTCCTGCAGCTGTTGCTGCCACTGTGCCACCATGCCACTGGATTCTAGATTCTAGATGCCTGCCCCTTCTGCTGCCTCCTTGTTGttgcattttaattgcatgGATGCCTGGGCCGTTCGGACCATTAATCCTGCACAAGTTTTGTGCAAAAATTGCGAAAAGGGATTTTTAAAGTCACAACTGTCGTATGTTATCAGCACACCCTGGGAGACTGGCTCCGGCGATAGAACGGATGCACTCGGGGAAAATCATGGGACTACCtcattaaataaaattcaagttgaataattacatatataaaatggcttgtttttaaaatcagaATTCAAGAACTAATTACGGGAAAATTGAACATGAAATTGAGACCAAAATCTGACCCTCGCGTAGAAAAAgaatttaaatgtagattattagagaattttaccacaaattcatagacgTATCCCACATCTAAATCGGAAAACAATTGcccaagttatgaaagttcgaagtgcagttttgggttcccattctgaaagccataggaattacggaaaaatcgaacatgaaaatgggtttaaAATCTGACCCTTGCCCAGAAAAAGAATTGtaatgtagattattaaagaattttaccacaaattcatagaggtatcccacatcTTTATCGGAAAACAATTGTCCAAGTTATGAAATTccgaagtgcagttttgggttcccattctgaaagcTATTGGAAGTACGGAAAAatctaacatgaaaatgggttaaaaatctGACCCTCGCgtagaaaaataatttaaatgtagattattaaagaatttcCTCACAAATTCATTGAGGTATCTCACATCTAAATCGGAAAACAATTGTCCAAGTTATGAAAGCtcgaagtgcagttttgggttcccattctgaaagccataggaattacggaaaaatcgaacatgaaaatgggttaaaaatctGACCCTTGCCTAGAAAAAGAATTTTAAGGTAGATTGTTAGAGAATTtcaccacaaattcatagaggtatcccacatcAAAATCGGAGAACCATTGCCCAAGTTATGAAATTTCGAAGCGGAGTtgtgggttcccattctgaaagccattggaattacggaaaaatcgaacatgaaagtGAGTAAAAAATCTGACCCTCGcctagaaaaataattttaatgtagattaCTAGAGAATTTCActacaaactcatagaggtatcccacatcTAAATCGGAAAACCATTGCCTAAGTTATGAAATTtcgaagtgcagttttgggttcccattctgaaagcCATTCTATAAAATGGAATAATTGtttcaatttaaatctttattTACTTACACggtgttatattttttaagttttcattAAACTCAAccacattttatttttctgcGTGCTGGAAGGGTGCTGAGAAATAGGAGGCTTTCCGGAGTTTTCGAGCTGAGGAACCTGGGCCTGTAGTTAAGTCTGGAGTCCGGTGCCGCAGCGGTGCTTGGATTTAATTGAGTTTACAATTGTTTTGCGGCTGTTGTGCTGCGCTCTTCAAGTTTAGCCAGTGGCCTCAAGTGCCGGCAGCCTGCGAACTCTGACCCCGGGCTGACGTGTTGTTACTTTAATTAAGTTTGGTGCGCTGGCCCGCATAAATAAAGTGGACAACAGGGCGCATACGCAATGCGCAAGTTGGCATTACTTTGACTTTTTGCTCATTTTAGTGTCCTTTCAGTAAACATTGTGCAGGGCATTTTCCATCGAATGGGCATAATTGGCATTTTAGAGTCGCAGGCCTGCGTGGTGACAGTTTTGAGGGGGAAGGGGGTTTGCCAGCCCCCAATTTGCAACCCCTTCTGCGGCTTCCGTTGAATGATTTTTCAGTGCGCGCATTTTCGCGCTTGAATTGTTGGCCTAGCGAGGAGAGAGGGGGAAAACTCCCATTTTCGGGCTGGAAAAGTTGGCTTAAACTTTTCCACTTGAATGGCAGCGGAAGGTTTTATGCGCCTCGCTACCATTTTCCTGGGTCCTGGTTCCTGGGTCCTGGTGACTTGTGCCACATTGTGTTGCTCCTGCTGCAGCGGCGCATGAAAGTATGCAGCATAAAATTTGTGCTCggcaacaaataaatatttgaccCCAACTCCCTGTTCCCCTCTTTTTTCGCCACTGTTACAGGGTGCAAAGCATTCCCCTTTTTTCGCCGCCGTTGAATTTATATTTGCACTTAACAACCGAGGCAACAACAAGGAACAACGACAACTACAACGACAACGACTACAATGCAACCGCAACTCCAAGTTGCAACCAGCAACCTCCCTGCCCCACAAAACCACCACTTTTGGGGGGGGAAAAGTTTGTGTGGCTTATTTTTCGGTTACAAATCAAATCCAAAATCGCATTAAAATTGCATGCAGCGGAAAAATTGTGCAGCCAACAACACTCGCAGGGCGAGGGGATGTGAAAGGAGCCCAAATAACCGCGTAACCAGAAGCCCTGCCACAATAAGGACCTGCCAAAGGACCTGCGAGGATGTCAGTGGGAATGGAGGGGCTTTTCCAGGGTGCCGCCCAAGTGGTTCTTGTTGTGCAAGACGATTGTTGCCGTTGCCATTCCAATTGAATTTTTGCGAGACGAAATCACTTCAACGCCTTCGATTTCAATTTCCGCCACATTTCAAATTTGTATTCGGTTATTGCATTTTGCCCGATTCCCCCGATTCGTAATCGTTGTTTTTGGGGGGGGCTGGGCTTCCCCTTTTCGAAGGCAAGTTCGAATTTGTTCACAGCCAGAGTTGTTTTGGAGATATAGATCTGAAAATTG
This genomic interval carries:
- the LOC119558269 gene encoding uncharacterized protein LOC119558269; amino-acid sequence: MLKALVIFFGLLALCNAASLGARDTSNATEVCQSEDELWGGEDIRKFYFCLDGAVITDECDSGSYFVNNATICGCLPSSLMNPSCVNLDTKVPDCTASSKLQPQACDDVASFYLCTSEGAKEVPCPDGKAFVNQDGYLGCFDWSEWRSLRNCVDG